From the Streptomyces nodosus genome, the window GAGTAGTCCGGCTGAAGGCCTTCAACCGGAAGTCTCCTCACCATCCGCAGTCGATGTCGGCCGATCCCCCGCGGACGACCGGGTCGGTGCTCGTCCCGCTGATCTGCAGATAGCCGCCGTCCCGTCCCCACTCCAACGCGTAGGTGCCTCCGTCGATCGGCCGGTAACCGTCGTCGACCACCCAGGATCCCGACTCGCCCAGGGCCAGGCCGGTGCGCCCCACCGCGTACGCCTCGCCGTTGGCGATCACCAGAAAGGAGGTCTCCCGCACCACGGCCCTGCAGCCGCCTGGCCCCTCAGGGCGCAGCACGTGGTACTCCGCGCTGGAGATCAGGTCGTCCACCGCTCCTCCTGCGGTGCCGAGCACCGCCATGACGATCAGCAGGCAGTTGCCCCACCATGCCCAGACGGCTCGCTTCCCCGAGAGTCTCGAAGCGTCTGCCGGGCCGCCCTCCCGGGTGAGGACCCATCGGAGCACGAGCGCGATGACAAGGAGAGCCGCGCTCAGCGCCCAGCCGGGCACCACCCGCCCCCGTACGACCAGCAGCAGGCTGCTCCAACTCGCCACGGCGGCAAGGACCAGACTCCCGACGCCTATTGCCGTGGAGACGGCGGGCGACAACCTCACGCTGCGCTGTACACGTTCTTCGGCCACGGCGGGTACGACACCCCGAAGTCACCGGCGGTTGCACCGGGAACCCGAGGTGCGACGAAAAGCCCCGGGGTCCACGGAATACCGCAGACCCCGGGTTCACCGCTCAGCCGAGTTCGTGGCCCGCGGTGCTGTCCACGTGGTCGGGGACCTCCCCATCGTGGCGGTCCCCGGTCGTCCTGGTCCCGGTGGGTTCGAACATGAGGATCGCCCCTCCCGGCGACGACGGTTTGTGCTCGGTGCCCTTCGGGACGACGAACGTGTCTCCCTCGCGCAGCACGACCGTGGTCTCGTTGCCGTCGGCGTCGCGCAGGGCGATGTCGAACCGGCCGTCGAGGACCAGGAAGAACTCGTCGGTGTCGTCGTGGGCGTGCCAGACGTGCTCACCCAGGGTGTGGGCGATCCGCACGTCGTAGTCGTTCATGCGGGCCACGATCCGCGGGCTGTAGACGTCGTCGAAGGACGCCAGCGCTTCGCTCAGGTTCACGGGTTTCGCATCCATGGCACCGATTCTCGATCGCCCTCGGCCAGGTGTCTTGCACGTTTTTGATGTGGCTGAGGAACGACCCGACTCGTGTCGCCGCGTCGCCCGGCGCCCTGCCACCTTCGACATCCAGATCCGGCCGGCCGACCTCGCCTGCGCGGCCGTGCGTAGGGGGCATGCGTATAGGGATCGCACCGGCGCACCGATCAGGCGATGATCCGTCGCGTGACAGAGACGACAGACCCGGGCGTCGACGACGACCACGGGTGGACTGAGCGTTTGGCGTGGGCTTACGGCTTGACAGCACCGGACCCCGCCGAACGTGCCACGGCGCTTGCTCGGCTGGCCGGTGCCCGTGAAGAGGCCGAGTCCGCTCTTCTCCGGCTCTACAAGGCTTGGTTCCCGACCTCCCGGTCACGGGCCCAGAAGGCGTACGACGAGGCCGCGCGTCACTGTCTGCCCCATGCCCTGTGGGGCAGACAGCACTCCGGGACGATCGATGCCTGGGCGGGGCTGCCTTTCGCCCTGCTGTTCCTGGAATGGGAGGCCCGGTACCCACAGGAGTGGACGGAGCACGCGAAGGCGTGGGGTACGAAGCAGTCCCTGATAAGGGAGCTGGCCGCTGCCGACCATGACGACCGGGTGAGGGCGAAACTCGTCGAGCTGGTCGACCTCGTCGTCCAGCGGCCCTATCGGTGCAAGGACCGTGAGTATGTGCGGGTGGCCCGGGCGGTGGACGGAGACGAGCTGCGCGGCAGGCTCCACAGGGCTCTGCGGTCGGAGAACTCATGGGCGCAGCTGCACGCGGGCCATGTTCTCTGGCTCCTGGACCATCCCGACGTGCCGAACACCCGGCATGTGTGGAGGACGTGGCTGGCCGACACGGGCGGCGGCTGCGGGACCCCGGCGTACGGTCCGGGTATTGCGGCGTGCGCCGGAGAGAGGCCCATGGGCGGACCGGAACAAGGCTGACAGGTCTTCGTCGCCGTGCTTATGATGCGCGAGATGAAGAACTTCTCCTCGTACGGAATGGGGGAATCGTCCGCGCAAGGTGAGTGCTGATGGCACATCACCTCGCGAACGCGATTCCGACCCGCCTGTTGATGTGGCAGCGCGTGCGTGAGTACGCCGTGCCACTGTCCATGATCGAGACCGCGACCGCACGGCGTGCGGTCGGTGACTGGGCGGGGGCCTGCGCCGCCGCCCGGATCGACGTCGATCTCGATCTGCGCGCCGTGCGCGACCGCCACGGCACCGAGCTCGTCACCCGCCTCCGTGCGGATCTGCGTCGGCTGGCGCCCGATCTGCTCCGCTGGCACATGCCCCGGATCGCCCCCGACGGGCGGCTCCGTCCCGGCCTCACCATCTCCCTGGCGCGTTACCGGAGTTCCGGCGCCGCGCCCCTGCAGCTGGTGGTGCGGACACCGCCGGCCTGGGCGGACGCCGGACAGCGGATGTCCCTGGCCCTGTGGGAGGGGTCAGGGAACGGTGCTCCGGGGCGCCATCCGCACCCGCATCCCGACCGACGTTTCCGGCTCGACCTGCACCGGCATCTCTGGGACTCCCGGCAGAGCGGCGAACTGGCGCGGCGGTGCGGTACGGACGGGGCGCCGTCCATGTCGCCGCCCGACCGGCCCGGCACATCCGGCCGGCCGGTGCCGTGGAACCGGCCGGACCTGTCGGATGGGCGGTGCGAGCGGCCCGTCGGTCACGATTCCCCATGGGCGGTGGCGCGTTGGGCCGCCGAGGCCGAGTTGCTGTTGCGGGCCGAGGGGCGCCCTCGCGGGGCCTTCACGGTGCGGCTCGGTGCGCGCGTCCGTGCCGTGCTCGAACTGGTCGCCCCCGACGACAGTCATGCCCCGACGTTCCGGTCGCTGCGGGAGGCGCTGCCGCCACAGGAGGTCGCGGCGCTTCCGGTGCTGCCCGAGGCGGCGACGCGGATCCTTCCTGATCTGGAGCTGCTGCGGGCCGGGCTGGTCTCGGCCGAGCGGCTGCACCCGCTCGTCACCGGGGCGCTCGCGGCGTCCGGCCGGGCACCGGTGGCAGGCCCCCGCCCGGGGTCCGGCCCGGAGCCCGACGACCCGCACCGGGTGGAATGCCGCGGCGAGACGCACCGGATCGCACTGCGGAACGGAGTGCTGACGGCGATCGACCACGATCCGGCCCAACTGCGCCGAGAGGAGCTGCTGGTGGCGCTCGGCGGGCCGGCGCTGCCGTGCCTGCGGGCGATCGACGCGGTGCACCGAGACCCGGAAGCACTGCCCGCGGTCCGGGAACGGCTCGGCCACGGTGATGTCGCCGGAGCGCTGGCCGTGGTCGAGGGGCTGCTCGGTCCCGCCGCGGTGCTGCGCGACGGGCCGCTCCGGCAGGAACTGGAAACGGCCGCGGCCCGCCGCGTCGACCATGGTCTCTTCCGCTCGGGACTCTTCACCGCCCACCCCGGTGCAGGCGCGGTCGGGGACGGGAACGCCTCCGGCGCGAAACACGCGGAGGCCGGTCACCGTTCCCGGCTCGACCGTCGTACGCCTCCCGCCGAGCGCCGCAAGCGAAGCAGCCGGACACGGCCCCGCATCGCCCTGTTCTGATCCGGCCTGCCGACCGGTTGCCCCACCGAAGTCCCCTTTTTGTACTGCGCATTCCGCTCTGTGCTGCGCATTCCGTGCCGCACGCCCCCGACATCCGGAACGGGTCGCTTCCGTTCCCTGATTCCACCCAGGTGATGTCCATGACCTCCAGCACCACCCTCATGCCCGCCCCGGCCGCCGGAACGCCGGCACTCACCCGTGCCGGCACATCCGGAACCGGCACCCAGCTCGCGCTCGCCGACGATCTCCTGACGCTTCTGAGGACCACCACCACCGAGCCCCGCCCCGATGAGCAGCTCGAAGCGCTCACCCTGGCCGTCGCGGCCGACCTGCCCGTGCTGCTCTGGGGCGAGCCGGGCATCGGCAAGACCGCGGCCCTGACGCAGCTCGCCACCTCCCTCGACCTGCCGCTGACAACGGTGATCGCCAGCGTCCACGAGCCGTCCGACTTCTCCGGGCTGCCCATCGTGGGCGACGACCCGGCTGTGCAGGGGGTGCCGATGGCGCCGCCGCAATGGGCCGTCGAACTCGTACGGGCCGGGCGGGGGCTGCTCTTCCTGGACGAACTCTCCACCGCCACCCCGGCCGTCCAGGCCGCGCTGCTCCGGGTCGTCCTGGAGCGGAAGGTCGGTGCGCTGCAACTGCCGCCGGGCGTGCGGATCGTGGCCGCCGCCAATCCGCGTGCGTCGGCGGCGGACGGCTGGGAGCTGAGCCCACCGCTGGCCAACCGGTTCGTGCATCTGTACTGGGTGCACGACCGGGAGGTGGTGGTGCGCGGG encodes:
- a CDS encoding cupin domain-containing protein; the protein is MDAKPVNLSEALASFDDVYSPRIVARMNDYDVRIAHTLGEHVWHAHDDTDEFFLVLDGRFDIALRDADGNETTVVLREGDTFVVPKGTEHKPSSPGGAILMFEPTGTRTTGDRHDGEVPDHVDSTAGHELG